The Mycolicibacterium fluoranthenivorans genomic interval TCGACCTGGACAACACCCTGGCCCCCGATATCCGGGAAAAGGTCGTCAACACGGTCCTGGCCGACCTCGACCACGACACGCTGGACACCTCCGATTTCCGGCTGCTGGTCAACCCGACGGGCAAGTTCGTGCTCGGCGGCCCGATGGGCGACGCCGGTCTGACCGGCCGCAAGATCATCGTCGACACCTATGGCGGCTGGGCCCGCCACGGCGGCGGCGCGTTCTCGGGCAAGGATCCGTCGAAGGTGGACCGCTCGGCCGCGTACGCGATGCGCTGGGTGGCCAAGAACGTCGTCGCGGCCGGCCTTGCCGAGCGCGTCGAGGTGCAGGTCGCCTATGCGATCGGCAAGGCGGCCCCGGTCGGCCTGTTCGTCGAGACGTTCGGATCCGAGACCGTCGACCCGGCCCGGATCGAGAAGGCCATCACCGCGGTGTTCGACCTACGTCCCGGTGCCATCGTCCGCGACCTGGATCTGCTGCGTCCCATCTACGCGCCGACCGCCGCGTACGGCCACTTCGGCCGCACCGATATCGAGCTGCCGTGGGAGCAGCTCAACAAGGTCGAGGAGCTGCAGGCTTCCGTCTAGCGGTCACCCGCCCGAGCCGTCACGTAGGTGATGGCTCGGGCTGCCACGAGTGCAGGGACGGCAATAGGGCTGTCTTCTTGTAGTGATGGTCCGCCATGCGTTTCAGGATGTCGTCGAGGACACCGACGGCGTCCTCGATGTGCGGTCCCTTGTTCAACATCACGCACTCCGCGCGTTCGCTCATCGCGGCGTCGCTGATCTCGGCTCGGGACGGATTGCCGGTTCTGGCGAGTTGTTCGAGGACCTGGGTCGCCCAGATCACGGGCAGGTGCGCCGCTTCGCACAACCACAGAATCTCCTCCTGCAATTCGGCGAGGCGTTCATAGCCACACTCCACGGCCAGATCGCCCCGCGCGATCATCACCCCGACGCGCGGGTGCCGCATGAGGGTGAGCAGCAGTTGCGGTAGGTGCTCGAACGCCTGGCGGGTCTCGACCTTGAGCACCACCCCCAGTGATCGGCCGCCGAGGCGTGCCAGCTCATCGAGTAGCTGTGCGATATCGGAAGGTTCACGCGCGAAGGACATCTCGACCAGATCGGCCAGCTCCACCACGGCCGCCAGGTCCGCGATGTCCTTGTCGGTCAGTGCCGGGATTGCGAGTTCGATGCCGGGTACGTTCACCCCCTTACCGGCGCGCAGACGCGATCCGCCGTCGGCGGCGTGCTCGATCTGCAGACGCAGTACTTCAGGCCCGGTGTCGACGATCCTGCCCCGTATCCGGCCGTCGTCGAGGTGCACCGTCTGTCCGACGCACGCGCGGTCGAACAGTTCGGGCAGTGTGCAGCCGATCCGGGGAATCCCGCCGTCCAGGACAGGCGCGGGCGAGCAATCCTTGGTCAGTTCGAGGATGTCACCGCGATGCAGGACCAGGCTCTGCTCGATCGGGGGAATATCACCCAGCGGCGTGGCATCCTGGTCACCCTCGACCTGCAGCATCGTTGCGGCGCCGAGGTAGGTGGTCCGCTCGACGGTGGCGACGAATCCCTCAGGTGCGCTTGCCGATTGGCCCACGGCGCTGAGCACCATCCGGCGCTTGGCGCCGCGGGTGTCCCTCAGGTGCACGATGTCCCCGTCGTGGCGGCGGGTGAGCCACTGTTCGCTCACCGGTAGTGACACCATGCCCGGCTCCGGTGGTGCGGTGGGGGATTCGGCTGCGGTCAACCATGCCCTCGCTACGCCGACGATCTGACCGAGGGCGTTCTTGGCGGGCTTCAGCTTCACCACCCGCGGTCCCGGCTCAAGCGGGCCGGTCCGCAACTTGGGGCCACCCAGGTCCATGGCGATCATGCATGTCCGGCCGGTGCTCGCGGCCGCCTGAGCGACGTGCTGCGCCATGGCGCGCCACGCCGTCGCATCGTCGTGCGCGCAGTTGATACGTGCCACATTCATGCCCTGCTCGACCAAGCTGCGCACCAGGCGGGCGTCGGTCGCCGCCGCCGACGGCAGCGTGACCATGATCCGGGTGGTGCGATCGGCTGGGTCGGGTCCGAGCAACTCCCGCGTTCGCTGCTGCAACAGTTCCGGGCCCTGGTTGATCGGCACCCCACCCATGATCGGCTGATGCCACACGTCGTCGAGCGTGGCGCAGATCGCCGCCCTGACCAAGTGCAGGGTGGCCTCGACATGTGGTTCGCTACGGCCCAGCGACGACAGTCCGAACGACGACAGCCGGGCCTGCAGCTCGCGCAGATCGCATTGCCGTATCGCCCAGTACTGCACCATGTTTCGGGCACTGGACTGGTACTGCGGCGCCACGTCCGCGAGCCAGTGCGACCATGTCGACTCGGCCTCGGGTAACCGTCGCAACAGGGCGTCCACGTCGTCGCGGATCTCAAGCAACTGCTGCCGGGCGTACTCGGCGTCGCTCTGCGTCTGCGGCACGGGGTCATCGCCGACCGTGATGGCCACTATCGGCTGCCTGATATGGGTGCGGGGTTCGGTGGTGGGCATGCTTCGGCGTCATCCTTGATCTGTTGCAGCGTGGCTCGCAGGATGTGGGCCACGAATGGGCGGATGAACCACCAGTACCGCAGGAAGCGGCGGCGTGAGCCGGGGTCGGTGGTGGACGTGCGGCACTCGTAACTCAACAACGAGGCCGACTCGCCGTACGGGCGCACCGACAGGTTCGCCGCGATCTTCCCCCAACCCGATTCGGCGAAGCTGCGGAACTCCTCCGGGGTAACCGGATGCCATTCGATGACGGGTTGCCAGAATCTTCCCACCGCACCGAAGGCGAACTCGCGGTCCGGCTGCACGCCGAGCACCAGCCATCCCGGTAGCGCCATGTCCTCAAGTACCAAGCGGGGCAACGGTGCAGGGCTGCGCCCCTGCCATCGGGCGGGCAGCCCGCGAATCCAGAACGACAGTGTGAGCACGGGCGTGCGCACGGTGAGCAGGTCCAACTTCCGAACGGCGGTGAAGGTGGTTCCCGGATCCGCCTCTACCACCGTGTGTTCGGCGATCACGACGTCATAGGTGGGCATCGCTGATTCGATCAACATTCGATGGATGTCGGCAGCGGCCACGCCGTAATCATCGACCGAGCCTGCCGGGCACACCTAGGGTCCAAAGTCCCGACGTCGGGTGTTCTGCGTCACGTACTCGAGCCATGCGCTTTGCTGATCCCGGGTACCCGGGCAGCGGGCCCCCTATCGGCGAATAATGTTCAGGGACAAGTGGTTTGCCGTTCACCTGTAGTTCAGGAAAGCGCGTGGGAGAACGGCCGCCTTAGGGACTTTGGACCATAGACTCGGTAATCCTCCTCATTCATGCTTTTGCGCATGAATGACACACTGCCCCGGTTACGGCTGACGGGAAGACGAGCTCCGTCCGAACACATCGACGGCGCGTGGTGGCCGACATCGAAACGATTGGCAGACGAGCTTCCCGCCCTGATGGCCGCGGTGAGCGACGTCATGCCGCACATCGCCATGGTGGGTTACCGCCGCGACGGATGGATCGCGCCGCCGAGTCTCACGCTCGACGGCGCGCACCCGGTGGAGTTGTTGGAGTTCGTCAGCAGCGAGCCACCCACGGTGATTCTGATCGGCGAGGATGGTCACCACCTGACTTTGCGCATCATCGATCCCGACACCGACGAGGGTCAGGCGCAGCGGTCGCTGGCCGAAATCCCGCGACGGACCGCGGATATCGCGCCGGCGGGCGGAGTACATGCACGCTCGGTCCACGAGGTGGCGAAGAAACTGGCCGAACACGAGGGCCGTAACGACCCCGCGCGTGACGCCCAGATCCTGCAATGGTGCCAAGATGCCGCCGTCCAGTTCGACGAGGCCCGCATCCAGACGTTCGTGCCCATTCTGGTCGAGCACATCGTCAACAATCGGATCCACCACGAACACCACTCAGCGACGGTATCGATGGATCAACCGGCCGCCACGGAGTGACCCGGTCCCATAGCCGCCCGGCGCACTCGGTTAGATCGCGGCCCGCATGGCAGCGACGACATCGTCGGTCCAGACCACCCCATGGGCGAGAAAGGCGTAGTTGATCAGAGCTGCCTGATAGCCATCCCCCCACTCGGGGTGGCGCGGGCCGGCGACGGCATCGCGAATGACGTAAACCTCGAAGCCTTGTTCGAGCAGATCGCGCAGGTGCGATTCGACGCACATATTCGCGAGCATGCCGCCCAGCAGAACTTTGTTGATTCGGCGTTTCCGCAACTGCAGCACCAGGTCGTTGGTCTGCGAACCGAATACCTTGTGCGGGCTGACGACGACCGTGGCCGGGTCGTTGATATAGGGCTTGAACTCCTCGAGCCAGTCCGCTCCAGAGCCGGGGAGCCCGTCCAAGTTCAGGGGTCCCGGCCGGTCGAAGGTGCCGGTGCGTAGTTCGTCGGCCTCCAGTGAGCCGTTGAAAAGCCAGCGGTGATCGGTGGGATAGAAGTAGTGCGGTGAGATGAACATCCCGAACGACGCGGCCTGCGCGGCTTGGAAGATGGCGAGCATGTGCGCGACGGTGTTGTTCTCGGTGACGCTGGCGCCGGTGGCCGCCCAGTTGATCCCGGTGGGGCTCAACACGTCGTTCTGCGGGTCGATGAACACCACGGCGGTGTCGCTTCGGTTCCAGTCCATCTGCAATGCCTCTTTTCTGGTTGGCGGGCGAGTTCGGGCGGATGTCTCGTCGATGATTGCGCCGTTGGCGGCCGTGCGAGGTACCTGCCGGCTGGTAGGCGTGGTACGCCGCAAGATGGCTAGGCGTGCGGCTGCACCACCACTTTGCCTGTGGCAGAGCCGTTCTCGACGACCTGATAGGCATCGTTGACCTCGCCTAGTGCGAAGGTCGCCGAATGTAGCCGAGGGACCAATCGTCGCGCGTCGGCCAGTGCGGCGGCTTGGGCCACGATGTGCCCGTGGTGTTCGCGACCCTCACCGGTCAGTAGTGGAAGCAAGGTGAACACGCCGGAGTAGGTGGCTCCGCGGAAGGATAGGGGTGCCAGACTGTGTGTGCCCCAACCCAATGCGCTGACGACGTGTCCGGTGTAGCGCTTGACCGCGGTGAAGGAGGCGTCGAGGGTGGCGCCGCCGACGTTGTCGACGACGATGTCGAAGCCCTCCCCGCCGGTGTGTTCGTCGACGTAGTCGTCGACGGTACTTGCCGTGTAGTCGATGGGAGTCGCGCCGACCCGGCGGATCACCTCCTGGCTGGCGGGCCCCCCGGTAGCGAACACCTGCGCGCCGCGGGCGAGGGCGAGCTGCACCGCGAGGTACCCCACCCCGCCGGCGCCGCCGTGAATCAGCACCTGGTGGCCCGCAGCGACACCGGCACGGTCGACGAGCCCTTCCCAGGAGGTGATGAAGCCCAGCGGAATCGCCGCGGCCTGCTCCATCGACAGCGCTGTGGGCTTATGGGCGATCAACCGCGCGTCGACCGTGGCCAGCTCGGCCAGTGAGCCCGCCACGCCGCCGACTCCGCCGGTCATGCCGAATACCTGATCGCCGACGCCGAAGTGATCGACCTCTGCCCCTACCGCCTCCACCGTCCCGGCCATATCGATGCCGAGAACGGCCGGTGGAGCCATCTTCGCGTGCGCCGCCGCGCCTCGGCGGATCTTGGTGTCGAGCGGGTTCACCCCGCTTGCCGCGACCCGCACCAGGACTTCACCGGGACCGGGTGCCGGATCGGGGATCTCGCTGATCTGCAGCGGGGCGTTGTAAGCGGTCAGGACTGCAGCGCGCATGACTTCTCCTCGGACTCAGCCTTAATCTTCACCCCAGCAGTGGATACACCGCCGGCTGGGTCTCATGATGGTGCCCCTTTCTCACGTGAGAGTGGTCTAGTCGAAGATGAGGACGAGTCGGCTACGGAAGCCACCCTTTTCGAGTGCACGGTGCACCGCGGCGGCATTCGCGGCGGGCAAGGTCTGCACCACCCGCAGCGTGATCTGACCCTGCTCGGCCAGCACGCGGAGGCCGTCGAGCTTGTCGGTTGCGTGGGTGTAGTCGGGCACCCACACGTCGCGGATCGTGATGCCGCGTTCGGGATGCAGGTCGGAGGTGCCGCGCTCGCCGGGACGACGAACGACCGCGAGCTGACCGTCGTCGATCAGTGTGGGCAACACCTCGTCGCCCTGTATGGCCGCGTCGACGACGGCGAGGTATTCGGCGTAGGCGCCACCGGAGTCGACTGGACAATTGAGCACAGCGCAACCGCGCGTGTTCGTGATCCGCCTACCCGTGCAGCGCCGCCCGCAGGGCGGTGAGCCCGCGCTCGGTGGCCTCGGTCGCCGCGGGAGAGGCCAACGCCAGGCTGACGTACCCGTGCACCATCGTCGGTTCATTGCTGTGCTGCACGGAAACCCCAGCGGCGGTGAGCAGTTCGGCGTATCTGCCGCCGTCGTCGCGCAGCGGGTCATGCCCGGCGGTGCCGATGAACGCCGGTGGCAGGTCGGCCAGCGATGCGGCGTTGGCCGGCGCCACGTCGGTGGGCAGCGCGGCCGGATCGTCGAGATCGACCCCCGGCAGATACCAACTCAGGAACGCGTCGCTGACCGCCTGGTTGAGGATGTAGGCGTCGGCGTTCTCGAGGAAGGACGGGGCGCTGCGGTCACCCACGGCGACCGGGTACCACAGCAGCTGGAACACCAGCGGTGGCCCGCCGGCGTCGCGGGCCCGCAGCGCCATCACGGCCGAGAAGTTGCCACCCGCGGAGTCGCCGGCCACCGCGATGCGGGCCGGGTCACCGCCGAGTTCGGCGGCGTGCTCGCCCACCCACCGCAGTGCCGCCCAGGCATCTTCGACACCCGCCGGGAACGGATGTTCCGGTGCCAGCCGGTAGTCGACCGAGACGACGATGGCCTCGGCGCCGACCGCATGGGCCCTGGCCACGTGGTCGTGGGTGTCCAGGTCACCGATCGCCCAGCCGCCGCCGTGGTAGTACACGACCACCGGCAGATCGTCGTGCTGCTCCACCGGCGGCCAGTAGATCCGCACCGGGATATCGGTGAGCTCCCCGTATCCGACGGTGCGTTCCTCGATCCGCAGCTGCGGTAGCAGTGCCGACGGCGGTTTCACCGCGCGCAGCCGTTCGCGGGCCAGCTCCACCCCGTCCTCCTGGGTGAACTCCAGGGGCACGGCATCGAGCAGGGCCTTCAGGTTCGGATCGACATCGGGCCTCGTCGTGGACGTCATACGTCAGGCTAACGCGGCCCGCAGCGCGGCCAACCCGCGGTCGACGGCGTCGGTCGCGGCCGGCACCACCCCGTGATAGCCGAGGTAACCGTGCACCAGGGTCTGGGCGTGGTGGACCTCGGCGGGCACACCCGCGGACTCCAGCAGTTCGCCGTAGCGCACACCGTCGTCGCGCAGCGGGTCGTAGCCCGCGACCGCGATATAGGCGGGTGCCACCCCGGCCAGGGATTCGGCGCGGGCCGGGACCAGCGTGGCCGGTGGGTTGCGCAGGTCGGTGTCGCCGGCGTACAGCAGGGAGAACCCGCCGATATCCCCCCGGCCCAGGATCGGGGCGTCGGCGTTCTCGCTGAACGAGGGGAGTGAGGTGTCCCAGGTGGTGGCCGGGTACCACAGCAGCTGCAACCGCAACGGGATGCCGGCGTCGCGGGCCAGCAGCGCCACCACGGCCGCCAGGTTGCCGCCGGCCGAATCACCGGCCACGGCAAGGCGTTCCGGATCGGCCCCGAGCTCACCGGCGTGGGCGGCCACCCATTGCGTCACCGCCCAGACATCGTCGACGGCGGCCGGATACGGATGCTCGGGGGCCAGCCGGTAGTCCACCGACACCACCACCGCACCGGCGGCGACGGCGTGTTCGCGTGCGGTGCCGTCGTAGCTGTCCAGGTCGCCGATCACCCAGCCGCCGCCGTGGAAGAAGAGGGTCACCGGCGGGCGGGAGCGGAGCGACTCGGGGATCGACACCGGCGGGCGGGACCCGGACTCTGTTGCCCCGGTGGTGTCAGGCCAGTAGATCCGGACCGGCACGTCCGCGATGATGCGGTCCTCGGTCCGCAGGTCCGGGTGCACCGGGCGGCGCGGCAGCGCCCGGAACCGTTCCCGGGCCGCCTCCGGACCACCGTCCATCGTCAATTGGAACGGCACCGCTTCCAGTACCTTTTCCAGAATGGCGTCCAGGGCGGGTCTTTCGGTACCGGATTCAGGCATGGCAACACCGTACGCAGCGCGCGCGACCCGGCTGCTGTGGGTGCTGGCGCTGGTCGCGGGTGCGGGCTACGGCGTCTTTCTCGTGACGGTGGCGGCCCGGGTCCCCGCGGGCGCCGAACTGACCGGACAGTTCGCGCTACAACCCGCGGTCAAGGCCGGTGCGGCCGTGCTGCTCGCGGCGGCGGCACTGTGGCATCCGGTCACCCGGGAGCGGCGCTGGCTGGTGCCGGCGCTGGGCTTCTCCGCGGCCGGGGACTTCCTGTTGGCACTGCCGTGGTGGCCGCCGTCGTTCGTGCTGGGCCTGGCGGCCTTCCTGCTGGCTCACCTGTGCTTCCTGACCGCGTTGTACCCCTTGGCGCGGCGCAGTCCGGTGCGCCTGGCGGCCGCCGGGGCGGTGCTCGTCGCATGCGTGGCACTGCTGGTGTGGTTCTGGCCGAGTCTGCTCGCGCAGGGGATGGCGGCACCCGTGGTGGTCTATATCGGTGTGCTGGGCGCGATGGTGTGTGCCGCGCTGCTGGCCCGGCTGCCGACGCCGTGGACGGCGCTGGGTGCGGTGTGCTTCGCGGTGTCCGACGGGATGATCGGGATCAGCAAGTTCGTGCTGGGGTCCGAACAACTGGCGGTGCCGATCTGGTGGGCCTACTGCGCGTCGCTGTTGTTGATCACCGCCGGCTTCTTCTTCGGCCGCGAGCGGTGATACCCGCCGAGCACGAACCGATCGCCCGGGTGCTGCCGATGCTGTCGGTACCGCACCTGGATCGCGAGTTCGACTATCTGGTGCCCGCCGACCAGTCCGATGACGCCCAGCCCGGGGTCCGGGTCCGGGTGCGTTTCCATGGTCGGCTGGTGGACGCTTTTGTTCTCGAAAGACGCTCGGACACCGACCATTCCGGGAAGCTCGGTTGGCTGGACCGGGTGGTCTCGGCCGAACCGGTGCTGACCCCTGAGGTGCGGCGGCTGGTCGACGCGGTGGCCGCCCGCTACGCCGGCACCCGGG includes:
- a CDS encoding pyruvate kinase, which codes for MPTTEPRTHIRQPIVAITVGDDPVPQTQSDAEYARQQLLEIRDDVDALLRRLPEAESTWSHWLADVAPQYQSSARNMVQYWAIRQCDLRELQARLSSFGLSSLGRSEPHVEATLHLVRAAICATLDDVWHQPIMGGVPINQGPELLQQRTRELLGPDPADRTTRIMVTLPSAAATDARLVRSLVEQGMNVARINCAHDDATAWRAMAQHVAQAAASTGRTCMIAMDLGGPKLRTGPLEPGPRVVKLKPAKNALGQIVGVARAWLTAAESPTAPPEPGMVSLPVSEQWLTRRHDGDIVHLRDTRGAKRRMVLSAVGQSASAPEGFVATVERTTYLGAATMLQVEGDQDATPLGDIPPIEQSLVLHRGDILELTKDCSPAPVLDGGIPRIGCTLPELFDRACVGQTVHLDDGRIRGRIVDTGPEVLRLQIEHAADGGSRLRAGKGVNVPGIELAIPALTDKDIADLAAVVELADLVEMSFAREPSDIAQLLDELARLGGRSLGVVLKVETRQAFEHLPQLLLTLMRHPRVGVMIARGDLAVECGYERLAELQEEILWLCEAAHLPVIWATQVLEQLARTGNPSRAEISDAAMSERAECVMLNKGPHIEDAVGVLDDILKRMADHHYKKTALLPSLHSWQPEPSPT
- a CDS encoding DUF5994 family protein, with amino-acid sequence MNDTLPRLRLTGRRAPSEHIDGAWWPTSKRLADELPALMAAVSDVMPHIAMVGYRRDGWIAPPSLTLDGAHPVELLEFVSSEPPTVILIGEDGHHLTLRIIDPDTDEGQAQRSLAEIPRRTADIAPAGGVHARSVHEVAKKLAEHEGRNDPARDAQILQWCQDAAVQFDEARIQTFVPILVEHIVNNRIHHEHHSATVSMDQPAATE
- a CDS encoding cysteine hydrolase → MDWNRSDTAVVFIDPQNDVLSPTGINWAATGASVTENNTVAHMLAIFQAAQAASFGMFISPHYFYPTDHRWLFNGSLEADELRTGTFDRPGPLNLDGLPGSGADWLEEFKPYINDPATVVVSPHKVFGSQTNDLVLQLRKRRINKVLLGGMLANMCVESHLRDLLEQGFEVYVIRDAVAGPRHPEWGDGYQAALINYAFLAHGVVWTDDVVAAMRAAI
- a CDS encoding zinc-dependent alcohol dehydrogenase family protein yields the protein MRAAVLTAYNAPLQISEIPDPAPGPGEVLVRVAASGVNPLDTKIRRGAAAHAKMAPPAVLGIDMAGTVEAVGAEVDHFGVGDQVFGMTGGVGGVAGSLAELATVDARLIAHKPTALSMEQAAAIPLGFITSWEGLVDRAGVAAGHQVLIHGGAGGVGYLAVQLALARGAQVFATGGPASQEVIRRVGATPIDYTASTVDDYVDEHTGGEGFDIVVDNVGGATLDASFTAVKRYTGHVVSALGWGTHSLAPLSFRGATYSGVFTLLPLLTGEGREHHGHIVAQAAALADARRLVPRLHSATFALGEVNDAYQVVENGSATGKVVVQPHA
- a CDS encoding alpha/beta hydrolase codes for the protein MTSTTRPDVDPNLKALLDAVPLEFTQEDGVELARERLRAVKPPSALLPQLRIEERTVGYGELTDIPVRIYWPPVEQHDDLPVVVYYHGGGWAIGDLDTHDHVARAHAVGAEAIVVSVDYRLAPEHPFPAGVEDAWAALRWVGEHAAELGGDPARIAVAGDSAGGNFSAVMALRARDAGGPPLVFQLLWYPVAVGDRSAPSFLENADAYILNQAVSDAFLSWYLPGVDLDDPAALPTDVAPANAASLADLPPAFIGTAGHDPLRDDGGRYAELLTAAGVSVQHSNEPTMVHGYVSLALASPAATEATERGLTALRAALHG
- a CDS encoding alpha/beta hydrolase, giving the protein MPESGTERPALDAILEKVLEAVPFQLTMDGGPEAARERFRALPRRPVHPDLRTEDRIIADVPVRIYWPDTTGATESGSRPPVSIPESLRSRPPVTLFFHGGGWVIGDLDSYDGTAREHAVAAGAVVVSVDYRLAPEHPYPAAVDDVWAVTQWVAAHAGELGADPERLAVAGDSAGGNLAAVVALLARDAGIPLRLQLLWYPATTWDTSLPSFSENADAPILGRGDIGGFSLLYAGDTDLRNPPATLVPARAESLAGVAPAYIAVAGYDPLRDDGVRYGELLESAGVPAEVHHAQTLVHGYLGYHGVVPAATDAVDRGLAALRAALA
- a CDS encoding lysoplasmalogenase; its protein translation is MATPYAARATRLLWVLALVAGAGYGVFLVTVAARVPAGAELTGQFALQPAVKAGAAVLLAAAALWHPVTRERRWLVPALGFSAAGDFLLALPWWPPSFVLGLAAFLLAHLCFLTALYPLARRSPVRLAAAGAVLVACVALLVWFWPSLLAQGMAAPVVVYIGVLGAMVCAALLARLPTPWTALGAVCFAVSDGMIGISKFVLGSEQLAVPIWWAYCASLLLITAGFFFGRER